In Ureibacillus thermophilus, the genomic stretch TTTTATTCAAAGATTCCACCTTTTCATAAATAATATGCGCAGAATTCGGGTCAATAATTTCATCATGTCTTGACTGAATGACAAGAATTGGTGCATACACTAAATCTAAATCTTTTCGGACTTCTTGCACAAATTGCTGCAAATCCTGTAAACTTGGCATGCCTTTTTGGCGAATGGCTTCTACTTCTTCATAGATTTGCTGTTCCGTTTTTCCTTCATATTTTTTATACTCTCTCGCATATTTGAGAACTCCTTGAAACATCATGTCCGTTGTTCTCATCGTCATGGGAGAACACATCGTAATGACACCTTTCAGAGGGACGTTCATGGCAAGTTTTAATGCTAAAACGCCGCCAAGAGAGAGTCCGGCAACTGCAATTTGTTCATATCCTTTTTCTTTTAATGTTTCATAAGCTTTAACGACATCTTCCCACCAATCTTGCGGACCGGTTTGGATGAGCTCTTCTGGCGGTACACCGTGGCCTCGATAGTGGGGAGCATAACAAGTATAACCTTTTTTTTCGAGAAAACGGCCGAGTATTCGAACGTCGGCTGAACTTCCAGTAAAGCCGTGTAGCAATAATACCGCGCGCTTTCCTGCTGGGAAAAAGAAAGGTTGATGTTCTTTTTTCTGCATAATTTCCTCCAATTTTGCAACCAATATTTCCGTGATGATGCAAATTTTCTCTCTCCATTATAAATGAAAAAGCCTAACCATGCTCGGTTAGACTTTTATTTTATCCATTTTAAAATTTCACAATTAATAAAGTTAAAATGAAAAATAATACTGCAAGAACAATTGTCATTCTATGTAAAACTAAATCAATTCCTCTAGCTTTCGTTTTACCGAATAGTTGTTCAGCTCCACCAGAGATGGCACCTGATAAGCCCGCACTTTTACTAGATTGCAATAATACTACGGTGATTAAAGCAAGAGATACTAAAATTAACAAAATCAACAATACAGTATGCAAAAGTCCCACCTCCTGAACAGTAACACTTCTTAGAGTATATCAAAATCCATTGTTAGTTACAATCTTTGTAAAAAAAATGAAATATTAATTATTCATTTTTTAATTTTTCTATTTTTCTCTGATTAAAGTTTTTCGCTTCATCGGTTCAATTTATTCATCTTAAAGATAGAAAAAGTGCCACAAATTTTGATTTTAAATTGTATTTTGTCTTCAAATATTTATTTTCAGGAAATTTATTCCATTATATCAGCTGTTGTTTTATGATGGAAGAAAGGAGGTGGAAAGTTGCTTCTGCTGGATCGAAAAACGCCAAAAAGCATTTTGATTTTAGAAGCACTTTTGCGCAGGCTGGATGCTAATGATCGGGATTTTTCCTATTTTCAAGACTATTTGACTCGGCTGAAATTTGGGCATGAAGGGGAGCATCGGGTTGACCGGGAATGGTTTGAAATGCCCTATTTGAATGAGCATTATTTATTGTTTAACTATGAAATTGAGAATGAATTCGGCTTCTCTCATCAGATTGATACCTTGTTGCTGACAAAGCACTTTCTCTTGATCCTGGAAGTCAAAAACATTGTTGGGCGGATCGATTATGACGAACAGAAGCATCAATTGATTCGCACCCGTCCAAATGGAATGGCAGAAACGTTGACAAATCCTTTTGATCAGCTTTATCGTCATGAAGAATTGTTTCATCGAATTTTATCTCAATTGAAAATTTCATTGCCTATTGAAACAGCGGTTGTCATGGCTAATCCTTCCACTGTGATTGGAACGGTTCCAAAAGCTCCACCACTTTTTCATGCCAGTGGGCTGCGAGCATTTATTAAGAGTTGTTTAGTCCGGCATGAAAGCCTACTCACAACAAGCCAATTGGATAAGTTGGCAAAGCTGCTTATGTCGCGATCCATGTCCCGAAATTTTGATTTGAATATCAGCGTGGATCGCATTCGGAAGGGCGTGCTTTGTGAGAAATGCAATTATGCCGTGGCCATGACTTACAGCAGAGGAATTTGGACTTGCCCAAAATGCGGCTTTGAAAGCAGGGATGCATTGCTGAAGGCGCTGGATGACTATCGGTTGTTGATTAGCGAGCGGATTACAAATCGGGAGTTTAGGGAGTTTTTTAATGTGGAGTCTATGTATGCTGCATCAAAAATATTGTCACGACTAAATATCGAAACAGTAGGGCATAAAAAAGGAAGATATTATATCATTCCTGAAGATCTTTTAAATAGATGACTTTTATGGCCATCTAGAAAGCAGAATTTTTTCTAGATGGCCTTTGTTCTTTTAAATTTTGCTATTATCCTTCCATCAAAAATCAAATTTCCCTCTTTGACTATTATCCATTTCTGGAAGCGGCATTTTTCTATTCTTGGCTATTATGTTCTCTACTTTGGCCATTATCTTATCCACTTTGACTATTAACTTTAAGTTTTTGACTATT encodes the following:
- the secG gene encoding preprotein translocase subunit SecG is translated as MHTVLLILLILVSLALITVVLLQSSKSAGLSGAISGGAEQLFGKTKARGIDLVLHRMTIVLAVLFFILTLLIVKF
- a CDS encoding alpha/beta hydrolase, translated to MQKKEHQPFFFPAGKRAVLLLHGFTGSSADVRILGRFLEKKGYTCYAPHYRGHGVPPEELIQTGPQDWWEDVVKAYETLKEKGYEQIAVAGLSLGGVLALKLAMNVPLKGVITMCSPMTMRTTDMMFQGVLKYAREYKKYEGKTEQQIYEEVEAIRQKGMPSLQDLQQFVQEVRKDLDLVYAPILVIQSRHDEIIDPNSAHIIYEKVESLNKKLVWFEESGHVITLDKEKQKLHEEVFGFLESLDWEG
- a CDS encoding nuclease-related domain-containing protein, which translates into the protein MLLLDRKTPKSILILEALLRRLDANDRDFSYFQDYLTRLKFGHEGEHRVDREWFEMPYLNEHYLLFNYEIENEFGFSHQIDTLLLTKHFLLILEVKNIVGRIDYDEQKHQLIRTRPNGMAETLTNPFDQLYRHEELFHRILSQLKISLPIETAVVMANPSTVIGTVPKAPPLFHASGLRAFIKSCLVRHESLLTTSQLDKLAKLLMSRSMSRNFDLNISVDRIRKGVLCEKCNYAVAMTYSRGIWTCPKCGFESRDALLKALDDYRLLISERITNREFREFFNVESMYAASKILSRLNIETVGHKKGRYYIIPEDLLNR